From a region of the Xanthomonas rydalmerensis genome:
- a CDS encoding multidrug efflux RND transporter permease subunit — protein sequence MPQFFIERPVFAWVIALFIVLFGTLAIGQLPVARYPSVAPPSVSLIASYPGATPQTLNDSVVSLVERELSGVKNLLYFESTVDTSGSAQITATFKPGTNAELAQVDVQNRIKAVEPRLPQAVRQNGLQVESAASGFLMLVGLTSPDGRYDEVALNDYLARNIVQELRRIDGVGRVQLFGAEQAMRVWVDPDKLVAYGLTMTELAQAIEQQNAQIAPGRLGDEPAVRGQRLTVPLTVAGQLTTPAQFAAIVLRADSGGARVTLGDVARVELGAQSYGFSNRENGAAATSAAIQLSPGANAVRTAQAVKERLAELAASMPTGMTYSIPFDTAPFVKLSIKQVLKTLLEAMVLVFLVMYLFLQNVRYTLIPAIVAPIALLGTFAVMLLAGFSINVLTMFGMVLAIGIIVDDAIVVVENVERIMASEGLPPREATTKAMREITGAVVGITLVLTAVFIPMAFASGSVGVIYQQFTLAMAVSILFSAFLALTLTPALCATLLRPVAPGHHAKRGFFGAFNRGFERLAGGYATRVTWLLRRGGRVMAVFAALCVALVLAMRVLPSAFLPEEDQGYFMTSIQLPTGATSERTLDVVKAFERHVATRPALASNLVILGFSFSGSGTNAAMAFTMLKDWDQRHGASARDEAERAQQAMATLPEGTVMSLLPPAIDELGTSSGFTVYLQDRGNRGEAALMAAQAQLLDLAARSDVVSDVYADGLPPGKSIHLEIDRQQAETMGLSFATVSTTLSAAMGSLYVNDFPNAGRMQQVILQADAASRMQLDDVLGLRVRSDSGGMVPLREVVRASWTDAPQQLMRFQGFPAVRIAGGAAPGVSSGAAMAEMERLAAQLPPGFAVAWTGQSLQERQSAAQAPLLMLLSALVVFLVLAALYESWSIPLSVLLVVPLGLLGAVAAVMLRGLPNDVFFKVGLITIIGLSAKNAILIVEFARQLHRDGQGLVEAATNAARLRLRPILMTSLAFALGVVPLMLASGASAETQHAIGTGVFGGMVSGTVLAIFFVPAFFVCVVGLQERVARWRARRGGDASAEN from the coding sequence ATGCCGCAGTTCTTCATCGAGCGCCCGGTCTTCGCCTGGGTGATCGCGCTGTTCATCGTGCTGTTCGGCACCCTGGCCATCGGCCAGTTGCCGGTGGCGCGCTATCCCTCGGTGGCGCCGCCGTCGGTGTCGCTGATCGCGTCCTACCCCGGCGCCACGCCGCAGACCCTCAACGACTCGGTGGTGAGCCTGGTCGAGCGCGAGCTGTCGGGGGTCAAGAATCTGCTGTATTTCGAGTCCACGGTGGACACCTCCGGCAGCGCGCAGATCACCGCCACCTTCAAGCCCGGTACCAATGCGGAGCTGGCGCAGGTGGACGTGCAGAACCGCATCAAGGCGGTGGAGCCGCGCCTGCCGCAGGCGGTGCGGCAGAACGGCCTGCAGGTGGAATCGGCCGCGTCCGGCTTCCTGATGCTGGTCGGCCTGACCTCGCCCGACGGCCGCTACGACGAAGTGGCGCTCAACGACTACCTGGCGCGCAACATCGTGCAGGAACTGCGGCGTATCGACGGCGTCGGTCGCGTGCAGCTGTTCGGCGCCGAGCAGGCCATGCGCGTGTGGGTGGACCCGGACAAGCTCGTCGCCTACGGCCTGACCATGACCGAGCTGGCGCAGGCGATCGAGCAGCAGAACGCGCAGATCGCGCCCGGCCGCCTCGGCGACGAGCCGGCCGTGCGCGGGCAACGCCTGACCGTGCCGCTGACCGTGGCCGGGCAACTGACCACGCCCGCGCAGTTCGCTGCCATCGTGCTGCGTGCCGACAGCGGCGGCGCGCGGGTGACCCTGGGCGACGTGGCGCGGGTGGAACTGGGCGCGCAGTCCTATGGCTTCTCCAACCGCGAGAACGGCGCCGCCGCCACCAGCGCGGCGATCCAGCTCTCGCCCGGCGCCAATGCGGTGCGCACCGCGCAGGCGGTGAAGGAACGCCTGGCGGAACTGGCCGCGAGCATGCCGACGGGCATGACCTATTCGATCCCGTTCGACACTGCGCCGTTCGTGAAGCTCTCGATCAAGCAGGTGCTCAAGACCCTGCTCGAGGCGATGGTGCTGGTGTTCCTGGTGATGTACCTGTTCCTGCAGAACGTGCGCTACACACTGATCCCGGCCATCGTCGCGCCGATCGCGCTGCTGGGCACCTTCGCGGTGATGCTGCTGGCCGGCTTCTCCATCAACGTGCTGACCATGTTCGGCATGGTGCTGGCGATCGGCATCATCGTCGACGATGCCATCGTGGTGGTGGAGAACGTAGAACGGATCATGGCCAGCGAAGGCTTGCCGCCGCGGGAGGCGACGACCAAGGCGATGCGCGAGATCACCGGCGCGGTGGTCGGCATCACCCTGGTGCTGACCGCGGTGTTCATCCCCATGGCCTTCGCCAGCGGTTCGGTGGGCGTGATCTACCAGCAGTTCACCCTGGCGATGGCGGTGTCGATCCTGTTCTCGGCGTTCCTGGCGCTGACCCTGACCCCGGCGCTGTGCGCCACCCTGCTGCGTCCGGTCGCACCCGGCCATCACGCCAAGCGCGGCTTCTTCGGCGCGTTCAATCGTGGCTTCGAGCGCCTGGCTGGCGGTTACGCCACGCGCGTGACCTGGTTGCTGCGACGCGGCGGGCGGGTGATGGCGGTGTTCGCGGCGCTGTGCGTGGCGCTGGTCCTGGCGATGCGCGTGCTGCCCTCGGCGTTCCTGCCCGAAGAGGACCAGGGCTATTTCATGACCTCGATCCAGTTGCCCACCGGCGCCACCAGCGAGCGCACCCTGGACGTGGTCAAGGCGTTCGAGCGGCACGTCGCCACGCGCCCGGCGCTGGCCTCCAACCTGGTGATCCTCGGCTTCAGCTTCTCCGGCTCGGGCACCAACGCGGCCATGGCCTTCACCATGCTCAAGGATTGGGACCAGCGCCACGGCGCCAGCGCGCGCGACGAAGCCGAGCGCGCGCAGCAGGCGATGGCGACCCTGCCCGAAGGCACGGTGATGAGCCTGCTGCCGCCGGCCATCGACGAGCTCGGCACCTCCTCCGGCTTCACCGTGTACCTGCAGGACCGCGGCAACCGCGGCGAGGCGGCGTTGATGGCCGCGCAAGCACAACTGCTGGACCTGGCCGCGCGCAGCGACGTGGTCAGCGATGTCTATGCCGACGGCCTGCCGCCGGGCAAGAGCATTCACCTGGAGATCGATCGCCAGCAGGCCGAGACCATGGGCCTGTCGTTCGCTACGGTGAGCACTACGTTGTCGGCGGCGATGGGCTCGCTGTACGTCAACGACTTCCCCAACGCCGGGCGCATGCAGCAGGTGATCCTGCAGGCCGACGCCGCGTCGCGCATGCAACTGGACGACGTGCTGGGCCTGCGCGTGCGCAGCGACAGCGGAGGCATGGTGCCACTGCGCGAAGTGGTGCGCGCCAGCTGGACCGACGCCCCACAGCAGTTGATGCGCTTCCAGGGCTTCCCGGCCGTGCGCATCGCCGGCGGCGCCGCGCCCGGCGTGTCCAGCGGCGCGGCCATGGCCGAGATGGAACGGCTGGCCGCGCAACTGCCGCCCGGCTTCGCCGTGGCCTGGACCGGGCAATCGCTGCAGGAGCGGCAGTCGGCCGCGCAGGCGCCGCTGCTGATGCTGCTGTCGGCGCTGGTGGTGTTCCTGGTGCTGGCGGCACTGTACGAGAGCTGGTCGATCCCGCTGTCGGTGCTGCTGGTGGTGCCGCTGGGCCTGCTCGGCGCGGTGGCCGCGGTGATGCTGCGCGGCCTGCCCAACGACGTGTTCTTCAAGGTCGGCCTGATCACCATCATCGGCCTGTCGGCGAAGAACGCCATCCTCATCGTCGAGTTCGCCCGGCAACTGCACCGCGACGGCCAGGGGCTGGTCGAGGCGGCGACCAATGCCGCACGGTTGCGCCTGCGCCCGATCCTGATGACCTCGCTCGCC
- a CDS encoding efflux RND transporter periplasmic adaptor subunit, which yields MRQQVRTLGIGGALALALAGCGGGAPPQAVAAPVQVTAMTLRPAPMTVSVDLPGRVAAVRSAQIRPQVGGIVQRRFFEQGADVRRGDALFQINPAPFKAEMDTAAAALHRAQAAQVLADVQHARLQRLVESSMVSRQMYDDAVSQRTQAAAAVAEAKATLSRRRLDLAFATVDAPIDGRIDQALLTEGALVSPSDSAPMAVIQQIDQVYVDVRQSAADLDPLDPAAAGDGLPAQILDRSGLPSGLSGRVLFSGINVDAGTGDVLLRILVDNPQRRLLPGMYVRARVPRAHYAQALRVPQQAVTHVGKHAQVWVLDADARARNATVQLGELVQGHYRVVAGLQAGQQVVVEGIDRLSTGTKVKARAWQPPAVATAAAAAD from the coding sequence ATGCGGCAACAGGTACGGACTCTGGGAATCGGTGGCGCGCTGGCGTTGGCCCTGGCCGGCTGCGGCGGTGGCGCGCCGCCGCAGGCGGTGGCCGCGCCGGTACAGGTCACTGCGATGACCCTGCGCCCGGCGCCGATGACGGTGAGCGTGGACCTGCCCGGGCGCGTGGCCGCGGTGCGCAGCGCGCAGATCCGTCCGCAGGTCGGCGGCATCGTGCAGCGCCGCTTCTTCGAGCAGGGCGCTGACGTGCGGCGCGGCGATGCGCTGTTCCAGATCAACCCGGCACCGTTCAAGGCCGAGATGGACACCGCCGCGGCCGCACTGCATCGCGCCCAGGCCGCGCAGGTGCTGGCCGACGTGCAGCATGCCCGGCTACAGCGGCTGGTCGAATCCAGCATGGTCAGCCGGCAGATGTACGACGATGCCGTCTCGCAGCGTACCCAGGCCGCCGCCGCGGTCGCCGAGGCCAAGGCGACGCTGTCACGGCGGCGCCTGGACCTGGCCTTCGCCACCGTCGATGCGCCCATCGACGGCCGCATCGACCAGGCGCTGCTCACCGAGGGCGCGCTGGTCTCGCCCAGCGACAGCGCACCGATGGCGGTGATCCAGCAGATCGACCAGGTCTACGTCGACGTGCGCCAGTCCGCCGCCGACCTGGACCCGCTGGACCCGGCCGCCGCCGGCGACGGCCTGCCGGCGCAGATCCTCGACCGTAGCGGCTTGCCCTCGGGGCTGAGCGGGCGTGTGCTGTTTTCCGGCATCAACGTCGATGCCGGCACCGGCGACGTACTGCTGCGCATCCTCGTCGACAATCCGCAGCGGCGCCTGCTGCCGGGCATGTACGTGCGGGCGCGGGTGCCGCGTGCCCACTACGCGCAAGCGCTGCGCGTGCCGCAGCAGGCGGTCACCCATGTCGGCAAGCATGCGCAGGTGTGGGTGCTGGACGCCGACGCGCGCGCGCGCAACGCGACGGTGCAGCTGGGCGAACTGGTGCAGGGGCATTACCGCGTCGTCGCCGGCCTGCAGGCCGGGCAGCAGGTGGTGGTCGAAGGCATCGACCGGCTCAGCACCGGTACCAAGGTGAAGGCACGCGCGTGGCAGCCGCCGGCCGTCGCCACCGCGGCCGCGGCCGCGGACTGA
- a CDS encoding response regulator, with product MSVSSPGATAPASAPLVLIAEDESEIAEILIAYLARSGLRTAHAADGRAALELHLALDPDLILLDVQLPAVDGWKVLAELRHRGETPVIMLTALDQDIDKLMGLRLGADDYVVKPFNPAEVVARVQAVLRRIRGNGAEEARSLRVGAFHVDLDQHEASVRVGEDRHTLDLTLTEFKLLVRLMRAPKRVFSRAELLDACLPEGDTQERTIDSHISKLRKKLEALGVQGTPASVRGVGYRFGTGA from the coding sequence ATGTCCGTTTCCTCTCCGGGCGCCACCGCGCCCGCGTCCGCGCCGCTGGTCCTGATCGCCGAAGACGAGAGCGAGATCGCCGAGATCCTGATCGCCTACCTGGCGCGCAGCGGGCTGCGCACCGCCCACGCCGCCGACGGCCGCGCCGCGCTGGAACTGCACCTGGCGCTGGATCCGGACCTGATCCTGCTGGACGTGCAACTGCCGGCGGTGGATGGCTGGAAGGTGCTGGCCGAACTGCGCCACCGCGGCGAAACGCCGGTGATCATGCTCACCGCGCTGGACCAGGACATCGACAAGCTGATGGGCCTGCGCCTGGGCGCCGACGACTACGTGGTCAAGCCGTTCAACCCGGCCGAGGTGGTGGCGCGGGTGCAGGCAGTGCTGCGGCGCATCCGCGGCAATGGCGCCGAGGAGGCGCGCAGCCTGCGCGTGGGCGCTTTCCATGTTGACCTGGACCAGCACGAGGCCAGCGTGCGCGTGGGCGAAGACCGGCACACGCTGGACCTCACGCTCACCGAGTTCAAGCTGCTGGTGCGGCTGATGCGCGCACCGAAGCGGGTGTTCAGCCGCGCCGAACTGCTCGACGCCTGCCTGCCGGAAGGCGACACCCAGGAGCGCACCATCGACAGCCACATCAGCAAGCTGCGCAAGAAGCTGGAGGCGCTGGGCGTGCAGGGCACGCCGGCCAGTGTGCGCGGCGTCGGCTATCGGTTCGGAACCGGCGCATGA
- a CDS encoding ATP-binding protein has translation MSRATGLRRQVILSLGALALWIILLSVVGSYVFYAVAVAYQPDSISDTWVPSRVEMMWMGATAALAVAIAVAVAVRLSRRILTPLNSVAHSLREVAQGNLHARASMDAHALGETAQLVRDFNAMADRLQAMTRERAFWNAAVAHELRTPVTILRGRLQGLAEGVFAPDVAAFESLLRQVEGLNRLIEDLRVLSLTDSGHLELQSAPADLVQEVEAVLHAFAASLDARGLVLEPTLALRTPVLCDAVRIRQALMALLENAQHYAEPGPLRVGVQAQADQCVLFVEDTGPGIAPEIAARVFDAFRRGDPSRSRKSGGSGLGLAVVKAIAVAHGGDALCLPAGSGTRFEVRWPLASGEAVARAAQVPERR, from the coding sequence ATGAGTCGCGCCACTGGGCTGCGCCGCCAGGTCATCCTGTCGCTGGGCGCGCTGGCGCTGTGGATCATCCTGCTGTCGGTGGTCGGCTCCTACGTGTTCTACGCGGTGGCGGTGGCCTACCAGCCGGACAGCATCTCCGACACCTGGGTGCCGTCGCGCGTGGAGATGATGTGGATGGGCGCCACCGCGGCGCTGGCCGTGGCGATCGCGGTGGCGGTGGCGGTGCGGCTGTCGCGGCGCATCCTCACCCCGTTGAACTCGGTGGCGCACAGCCTGCGCGAAGTCGCCCAGGGCAATCTGCATGCGCGCGCGAGCATGGACGCGCATGCGCTGGGCGAGACCGCGCAACTGGTGCGCGACTTCAACGCCATGGCCGATCGCCTGCAGGCGATGACCCGCGAGCGTGCATTCTGGAATGCCGCCGTCGCCCACGAACTGCGCACGCCGGTGACGATTTTGCGCGGGCGCCTGCAAGGCCTGGCCGAGGGCGTGTTCGCGCCGGACGTGGCGGCGTTCGAGAGCCTGCTGCGGCAGGTCGAAGGCCTGAACCGGCTGATCGAGGACCTGCGCGTGCTCAGCCTCACCGACAGCGGGCATCTGGAATTGCAGTCGGCACCGGCCGATCTTGTCCAGGAAGTGGAGGCGGTGCTGCATGCGTTCGCCGCCAGCCTGGACGCGCGCGGGCTAGTGTTGGAACCCACGCTGGCGCTGCGCACGCCGGTGCTGTGCGACGCGGTGCGCATCCGCCAGGCGCTGATGGCGCTGCTGGAGAACGCGCAGCACTACGCCGAGCCGGGTCCGCTGCGGGTCGGCGTGCAGGCGCAGGCCGACCAGTGCGTGCTGTTCGTGGAAGACACCGGCCCCGGCATCGCCCCGGAGATCGCCGCGCGCGTGTTCGACGCGTTCCGCCGCGGCGATCCGTCGCGCTCGCGCAAGAGCGGCGGCAGCGGCCTGGGCCTGGCCGTGGTCAAGGCGATTGCGGTAGCGCACGGCGGCGATGCGCTGTGCCTGCCCGCCGGCAGCGGGACGCGGTTCGAGGTGCGTTGGCCGTTGGCGTCGGGGGAGGCCGTGGCCCGCGCGGCGCAGGTGCCGGAGCGACGCTAG
- a CDS encoding cytochrome b, whose product MHWRNTAQRFGALAKLFHWTTAAAFIGAYAVVYYVIWFMDDTSDTSLPVLNLHWVLGLLVGLLVLPRLLWRWLDVQPDDPPGTALEHRLAHLAHVGLYALLIVMPLTGYIGTGAPTDLGLFRIPGFNETALFAWISRTWHLSWEAFEAPIDVVHHFIGKWIAWVVVVLHVAAALFHHWVRRDDVLTRMLPWRVARVRGNVSPPEAKRA is encoded by the coding sequence ATGCACTGGCGCAACACGGCACAGCGCTTCGGCGCCCTCGCCAAGCTGTTCCACTGGACCACCGCCGCCGCCTTCATCGGTGCGTATGCGGTGGTGTACTACGTCATCTGGTTCATGGACGACACCTCGGACACCTCGCTGCCGGTGCTCAACCTGCACTGGGTGCTGGGCCTGCTGGTCGGGTTACTGGTGCTTCCGCGGCTGCTATGGCGCTGGCTGGACGTGCAGCCGGACGATCCGCCGGGTACGGCGCTGGAACACCGGCTCGCGCACCTGGCGCACGTGGGTCTGTACGCGCTGCTGATCGTGATGCCGCTGACCGGCTACATCGGCACCGGCGCGCCGACCGACCTCGGCCTGTTCCGCATCCCCGGCTTCAACGAGACCGCGCTGTTCGCCTGGATCAGCCGCACCTGGCACCTCAGCTGGGAAGCGTTCGAAGCGCCGATCGACGTGGTGCACCACTTCATCGGCAAGTGGATCGCCTGGGTGGTGGTGGTGCTGCACGTGGCTGCAGCGCTGTTCCATCACTGGGTACGGCGCGACGATGTACTGACCCGCATGCTGCCGTGGCGCGTGGCGCGTGTGCGCGGTAACGTGTCGCCGCCTGAAGCAAAGCGCGCCTAG
- a CDS encoding TetR/AcrR family transcriptional regulator produces the protein MHQRRSRREMIETTRASLLAAARQAFATHGFAHTSMDVLTAEAGLTRGALYHHFGSKDGLLIAVIEQIEAEVGLRLQAVSDAAPTPWDGFRRRCRTYLELALEPEIRRIILQDARAAFGDVPPAAQSVGIAALQAALEALIAAGTVAPLHAGVMARMLYGAITEAAFWIAEPDADLHARLADALDALDRLLDSLRAR, from the coding sequence GTGCACCAGCGCCGCAGCCGCCGCGAGATGATCGAAACCACCCGCGCCAGCCTGCTGGCCGCGGCGCGGCAGGCGTTCGCCACGCACGGCTTCGCGCATACCTCGATGGACGTGTTGACCGCCGAGGCCGGCCTCACCCGCGGCGCGCTGTACCACCACTTCGGCAGCAAGGACGGCCTGCTCATCGCGGTCATCGAGCAGATCGAGGCCGAGGTGGGCCTGCGCCTGCAGGCGGTGTCCGACGCGGCGCCCACGCCGTGGGACGGCTTCCGCCGCCGTTGCCGCACCTACCTGGAACTGGCGCTGGAGCCGGAGATCCGCCGGATCATCCTGCAGGACGCGCGCGCCGCCTTCGGCGACGTGCCGCCGGCCGCGCAGTCGGTGGGGATCGCCGCGCTGCAGGCGGCGCTGGAAGCCTTGATCGCCGCCGGCACGGTGGCGCCGCTGCATGCCGGGGTGATGGCACGCATGCTCTACGGCGCAATCACCGAGGCGGCGTTCTGGATCGCCGAGCCCGACGCCGACCTGCATGCGCGGCTGGCCGATGCGCTGGACGCGCTGGACCGGCTGCTCGACAGCCTGCGCGCGCGCTGA
- a CDS encoding DUF1653 domain-containing protein: protein MRDLSPLPSIALGRYRHFKGGEYEVLGVVRSSETLEPLVLYRPLYGEGAMWVRPYPMFVEQVEVDGVRRPRFAPIDAEA from the coding sequence ATGCGCGACCTCAGCCCCCTGCCTTCCATCGCCCTGGGCCGCTACCGCCACTTCAAGGGCGGCGAGTACGAGGTGCTGGGCGTGGTCCGCAGCAGCGAGACGCTGGAGCCGCTGGTGCTGTACCGGCCGCTCTACGGTGAAGGCGCGATGTGGGTGCGGCCGTACCCGATGTTCGTCGAGCAGGTGGAGGTCGACGGCGTGCGCCGCCCGCGCTTCGCGCCGATCGACGCGGAGGCCTGA
- a CDS encoding MBL fold metallo-hydrolase — protein sequence MANPYYRGPVSDHFDGVRFFNPDQPTIDNALSKVLRWKAAMGAVRWPAQVPVTPAVPAQRHDGLRITMVGHATLMIQAGGLNLLTDPVWSQRASPSQIAGPKRVTAPGIRFADLPPIDAVLLSHNHYDHFDLTTLRKLHDAHHPLFVMPLGNDVLLRKRVPDARIATGDWHERLPIGDTATATLTRANHWSSRGIADRRMALWSGFFIETARGSVWFAGDTGYGDGAIFREIRERHGAPDVALIPIGAYAPRWFMAPQHIDPTEAVRIFQDTGARHALGIHWGTFQLTDEGREAPREALSAALHLAGIAAAGFVAAEPGQAFDFADSAP from the coding sequence ATGGCCAACCCCTACTACCGCGGCCCCGTCAGCGACCATTTCGACGGTGTGCGCTTCTTCAACCCGGACCAGCCCACCATCGACAACGCATTGAGCAAGGTCCTACGCTGGAAAGCCGCCATGGGCGCCGTGCGCTGGCCCGCGCAGGTGCCGGTGACACCCGCTGTGCCGGCGCAGCGGCACGACGGCCTGCGCATCACCATGGTCGGCCACGCCACGCTGATGATCCAGGCCGGTGGCCTCAATCTGCTCACCGACCCGGTGTGGTCGCAGCGTGCGAGCCCCTCGCAGATCGCCGGGCCCAAGCGGGTGACGGCACCAGGCATCCGCTTCGCAGACCTGCCCCCCATCGATGCGGTCCTGCTGAGCCACAACCACTACGACCACTTCGACCTGACGACCTTGCGCAAGCTGCACGACGCGCACCATCCCCTGTTCGTGATGCCGCTGGGCAACGACGTGCTGTTGCGCAAGCGCGTTCCCGATGCGCGCATCGCCACCGGCGACTGGCATGAGCGGCTGCCGATCGGCGACACCGCGACGGCGACGCTGACCCGCGCCAACCATTGGTCCAGCCGTGGCATCGCCGACCGCAGGATGGCGCTATGGTCCGGCTTCTTCATCGAGACGGCACGGGGGTCGGTGTGGTTCGCGGGGGACACCGGCTATGGCGATGGCGCCATCTTCCGCGAGATCCGCGAACGGCACGGCGCGCCCGACGTGGCGTTGATCCCGATCGGTGCCTACGCGCCGCGCTGGTTCATGGCGCCGCAGCACATCGACCCCACCGAAGCGGTGCGGATCTTCCAGGACACCGGCGCGCGGCACGCGCTCGGCATCCATTGGGGCACCTTCCAGCTCACCGACGAAGGCCGTGAGGCGCCGCGCGAGGCGCTGTCCGCGGCACTGCACCTGGCGGGCATCGCCGCCGCCGGCTTCGTCGCCGCCGAGCCCGGGCAGGCGTTCGACTTCGCCGATTCCGCGCCATAG